In Gymnogyps californianus isolate 813 chromosome 20, ASM1813914v2, whole genome shotgun sequence, a single window of DNA contains:
- the LOC127024557 gene encoding schlafen family member 11-like produces MTAADPDLSKFSKTFRLELSLTEGPPLAKPVYSHQGLDNVDDLCKQLFPGFLNKVGNSWSCAGIFSKGTETWDRR; encoded by the exons ATGACCGCTGCTGATCCAG atcTTTCAAAGTTTTCCAAGACCTTTAGGCTAGAGCTCAGTCTGACAGAAGGGCCACCTCTTGCCAAGCCAGTTTATTCACACCAGGGCCTTGACAACGTTGATGATCTTTGTAAGCAACTGTTTCCAG GTTTCCTAAACAAGGTTGGGAACAGCTGGTCCTGCGCTGGCATTTTTAGCAAAGGGACTGAGACCTGGGATAGGAGATGA
- the LOC127024556 gene encoding LOW QUALITY PROTEIN: schlafen family member 8-like (The sequence of the model RefSeq protein was modified relative to this genomic sequence to represent the inferred CDS: inserted 2 bases in 2 codons; substituted 1 base at 1 genomic stop codon) — protein sequence MLVKSHSIIHTPEKLSEDLLQEHPGLDILMENQLRQLSEGVLVLSRSWAVEVGLPLNQDITCDVLLIAKDRPPMLYTICNHHISKDLFEYSRHIAWRLKKKLVSAGGYIHKWCVIPKLLTLPPKINCGKEWDLNIQEMYPQNYSLINSDNLKALFHALTVALLTFKSFLSDHVSSEFLNLLTIKQYQLLSENLXKTKQLYVYGLLGTGKTIVXLKIIKKIRIMLQCTQEEVLYVCENQPLRDFVRQKNICQAVTRVAFLKASFNDVKHIIDEAQNFXDREGDWHNKALTLTSSHLPEPSFFLIFLGLLTDKSLLLNWCSRSSMA from the exons atGTTAGTGAAATCCCACAGCATAATACATACTCCAGAAAAACTCAGTGAAGATCTCCTCCAAGAGCATCCAGGGTTggatattttaatggaaaatcaATTGAGGCAGCTTTCTGAGGGAGTTCTGGTACTTTCCAGAAGCTGGGCTGTTGAGGTTGGCTTGCCATTAAACCAAGACATAACTTGTGATGTTCTCCTAATAGCCAAGGATAGGCCACCTATGCTCTATACGATCTGTAATCATCATATCTCAAAGGATTTGTTTGAATACTCAAGACACATAGCCTGgaggctgaaaaagaaattagtcAGCGCTGGGGGCTATATTCACAAATGGTGTGTAATACCAAAGCTACTGACTTTGCCTCCCAAAATTAACTGTGGAAAAGAATGGGATCTGAATATTCAAGAAATGTATCCCCAAAACTACAGCCTAATCAACAGTGACAACTTGAAGGCCCTCTTTCATGCTCTCACAGTAGCTCTGCTGACTTTCAAGTCCTTTTTAAGTGACCATGTTAGTTCTGAGTTTTTGAACCTCTTGACCATCAAACAATACCAGCTGCTGTCAGAAAATC CCAAAACTAAGCAGCTGTATGTTTATGGTCTACTAGGAACAGGAAAAACTATAG GCCTGAAgatcataaagaaaataagaattatgCTGCAGTGCACACAAGAGGAAGTTCTTTATGTATGTGAGAACCAGCCTCTGAGAGATTTTGTGCG gcagaaaaacatttgccaAGCTGTGACAAGAGTAGCCTTTTTGAAGGCAAGCTTTAATGATGTGAAGCACATAATTGATGAAGCACAGAATTTCTGAGATAGGGAGGGTGATTGGCATAACAAAGCCTTGACTCTGACTTCATCACATCTCCCTGAGCCCagctttttcttgatttttcttggaCTACTTACAGACAAGTCACTCCTCCTCAACTGGTGTTCCAGAAGCAGCATGGCATGA
- the UNC45B gene encoding protein unc-45 homolog B isoform X1 translates to MEDPIQLKEEGNKYFQANDYEKAVQSYTQAIKLNKDKALQAVLYRNRAACFLKKEEYARAASDASRAIDINASDIKALYRRSQALEKLGKLDQAFKDAQKCATIEPRNKNFQETLRRLGANIQEKLHIQFSTDLRVQKMFEILLDENSEKEKREKAANNLIVLGREEAGAERIFQNNGVSLLLQLIETKNAELILAAVRTLSGMCTGHKARATAILHYLGIDNICMWMSVDNEEISLAVCNLLQTITDCLLGQGKEEHRGKEEAVVLDTKKDLRMITTCLLDMLVSKKVSGQGRDRALNLLNKNIPRKDPKDHDNSRTIFVIDNGLKKILKVVGQIPEMPDCLPLTENTQLTASVLLNKLYDDLRCDPERDNYRVICEEYIKSKIDPQDMDKTLHAIQMVSGVLQGPFDLGNKLLGMKGVMEMMVALCGSEREIDQLVAVEALIHASTKLSRATFIISNGVTLLKEIYKKTMNEKIKIRALVGLCKLGSAGGTDYGLRQFAEGSTEKLAKQCRKWLCNTSIDARTRKWAVEGLAYLTLDADVKDDFVEDQLALQAMFDLAKTSDKTILYSVASALVNCTNSYDTKELVPELVQLAKFSKQHVPEEHPKDKKDFVVKRVKRLLKAGVVSALACMVKADSAILTDQSKELIARVFLALCEDPKDRGTIVAQGGGKALIPLAVEGTEVGKIKASHALAKIAAISNPDMAFPGERVYEVVRPLVSLLNTERDGLQNYEALLGLTNFSGRSDKLRMKIVKERALPDIENYMFENHDQLRQAATECMCNLVVNKEVQERFVADGNDRLKLVVLLCGEDDEKVQVAAAGALAMLTAAQKKLCSKMTEVTTQWLEILQRLCLHDNMEVQHRGLVIAFNLISADKELAKKLVETELLEILTYIGKQEDHPKKQHIINVARDCLTRCMDYGLIKPLSRA, encoded by the exons ATGGAAGATCCCATCCAGCTGAAAGAGGAgggtaataaatattttcaggccAATGACTACGAGAAAGCCGTTCAAAGCTACACTCAAGCCATAAAGCTCAACAAGGACAAGGCGCTGCAGGCGGTGCTGTACAGGAACAGGGCAGCGTGTTTCCTGAAAAAG GAGGAGTATGCCAGGGCAGCCTCGGACGCGTCTAGAG CTATTGACATCAATGCTTCGGATATCAAAGCCTTGTACCGGCGCAGCCAAGCTCTGGAAAAATTGGGGAAATTGGACCAAGCATTCAAAGATGCTCAGAAATGTGCCACCATCGAACCCCGCAACAAAAACTTCCAGGAGACCCTGAGGCGACTGGGGGCCAACATCCAGGAGAAG CTGCACATTCAGTTCTCCACAGACTTGAGGGTGCAGAAGATGTTTGAAATCCTGCTGGATGAGAACAGCGAGAAAGAAAAGCGAGAAAAG GCTGCAAACAACCTCATAGTCCTGGGGCGGGAGGAAGCGGGTGCCGAGAGGATTTTCCAGAACAATGGGGTcagcttgctgctgcagctgataGAAACCAAAAATGCTGAGCTGATCCTGGCAGCTGTGAGGACGCTTTCGGGCATGTGCACAGGACATAAGGCTCGG GCCACCGCCATTCTCCATTACCTGGGCATTGACAACATTTGTATGTGGATGTCGGTAGACAATGAAGAAATCTCCCTGGCTGTCTGCAACCTCCTGCAGACCATCACTGACTGCTTGCTGGGCCAGGGGAAAGAGGAGCATCGCGGGAAGGAGGAGGCTGTAGTGCTAG ATACTAAAAAAGATTTGAGGATGATCACAACGTGTTTGCTGGATATGCTGGTCAGTAAGAAAGTATCTGGGCAAGGGCGAGACCGAGCTCTCAACCTCCTCAACAAGAATATACCGAGGAAGGACCCGAAAGACCATGATAACAGTAGAACCATCTTTGTCATCGACAATG GCttaaaaaagatactgaaagtGGTGGGCCAGATTCCTGAGATGCCTGACTGCCTGCCACTGACAGAGAACACCCAGCTGACTGCCTCTGTTCTCCTAAATAAACTCTATGATGACCTGCGCTGCGACCCGGAGCGTGACAACTACCGGGTGATCTGTGAGGAGTACATCAA GAGCAAAATCGACCCCCAGGACATGGATAAGACACTCCATGCCATCCAGATGGTGTCTGGAGTTCTGCAAGGGCCCTTTGACTTAGGCAACAAGCTGCTTGGCATGAAGGGAGTCATGGAGATGATGGTTGCCCTGTGTGGGTCTGAGAGGGAGATTGACCAGCTGGTGGCTGTGGAAGCCCTTATCCATGCCTCCACCAAGCTGAGCCGGGCCACCTTCATCATCTCCAATGGGGTGACACTCCTGAAGGAGATCTACAAGAAGACCATGAATGAGAAGATCAAAATCCGAGCCTTGGTG GGTCTCTGCAAGCTGGGCTCAGCAGGAGGTACAGATTATGGACTGCGGCAGTTTGCTGAGGGGTCCACTGAGAAGTTAGCCAAGCAGTGCCGAAA atGGTTGTGCAACACCAGCATTGATGCCCGCACCAGGAAATGGGCTGTGGAAGGGCTGGCATATCTAACCCTCGATGCAGATGTGAAAGATGACTTTGTTGAAGATCAGCTAGCCCTGCAAGCTATGTTTGACTTAGCCAAG acaAGCGACAAGACTATCTTGTATTCTGTGGCTTCTGCACTGGTGAACTGTACCAACAGCTATGATACCAAGGAGCTGGTCCCAGAGCTGGTGCAACTGGCAAAATTCTCCAAGCAGCATGTGCCTGAGGAGCATCCGAAG GACAAGAAGGATTTTGTGGTGAAGCGGGTGAAACGGTTGCTGAAAGCTGGCGTCGTCTCTGCCTTGGCCTGCATGGTGAAGGCGGACAGTGCCATACTGACGGACCAGAGCAAGGAGCTCATCGCCAG GGTGTTTCTTGCCTTGTGTGAAGACCCCAAGGACCGCGGGACCATTGTCGCTCAAGGTGGTGGAAAG GCCCTGATACCTCTGGCTGTGGAAGGTACGGAAGTTGGCAAGATAAAGGCTTCTCATGCTCTGGCGAAAATTGCTGCTATCTCCAACCCAGACATGGCATTCCCAGGGGAGAGg GTGTACGAGGTGGTGAGGCCCCTCGTCAGCCTGCTGAACACTGAGAGAGATGGCCTCCAGAATTACGAGGCTCTCTTAGGTCTCACTAACTTTTCAGGAAGAAGTGATAAACTTAG GATGAAGATAGTCAAAGAGAGGGCCCTGCCAGATATTGAGAATTATATGTTTGAGAATCACGACCAGCTTCGACAGGCAGCCACAGAGTGCATGTGCAACCTGGTGGTCAACAAGGAG GTTCAAGAGCGGTTTGTGGCCGATGGAAATGACCGGTTGAAGTTGGTGGTATTACTGTGTGGTGAGGATGATGAGAAAGTCCAGGTTGCAGCGGCCGGAGCCCTGGCCATGCTTACAGCAGCACAAAAGAAACTCTGCTCTAAGATGACTGAAGTG ACCACCCAGTGGCTTGAAATCCTGCAGAGGCTCTGCTTGCACGATAACATGGAAGTACAGCACCGAGGACTGGTCATCGCTTTCAACTTGATCAGTGCTGACAAGGAGCTAGCGAAGAAGCTGGTGGAGACAGAGCTCCTAGAGATCCTGACATACATCGGCAAGCAAGAAGATCACCCCAAGAAGCAGCACATCATTAATGTAGCACGTGATTGCCTCACAAGGTGCATGGATTATGGGCTGATCAAACCTCTCTCTCGGGcatga
- the UNC45B gene encoding protein unc-45 homolog B isoform X2, translated as MEDPIQLKEEGNKYFQANDYEKAVQSYTQAIKLNKDKALQAVLYRNRAACFLKKEEYARAASDASRAIDINASDIKALYRRSQALEKLGKLDQAFKDAQKCATIEPRNKNFQETLRRLGANIQEKLHIQFSTDLRVQKMFEILLDENSEKEKREKAANNLIVLGREEAGAERIFQNNGVSLLLQLIETKNAELILAAVRTLSGMCTGHKARATAILHYLGIDNICMWMSVDNEEISLAVCNLLQTITDCLLGQGKEEHRGKEEAVVLDTKKDLRMITTCLLDMLVSKKVSGQGRDRALNLLNKNIPRKDPKDHDNSRTIFVIDNGLKKILKVVGQIPEMPDCLPLTENTQLTASVLLNKLYDDLRCDPERDNYRVICEEYIKSKIDPQDMDKTLHAIQMVSGVLQGPFDLGNKLLGMKGVMEMMVALCGSEREIDQLVAVEALIHASTKLSRATFIISNGVTLLKEIYKKTMNEKIKIRALVTSDKTILYSVASALVNCTNSYDTKELVPELVQLAKFSKQHVPEEHPKDKKDFVVKRVKRLLKAGVVSALACMVKADSAILTDQSKELIARVFLALCEDPKDRGTIVAQGGGKALIPLAVEGTEVGKIKASHALAKIAAISNPDMAFPGERVYEVVRPLVSLLNTERDGLQNYEALLGLTNFSGRSDKLRMKIVKERALPDIENYMFENHDQLRQAATECMCNLVVNKEVQERFVADGNDRLKLVVLLCGEDDEKVQVAAAGALAMLTAAQKKLCSKMTEVTTQWLEILQRLCLHDNMEVQHRGLVIAFNLISADKELAKKLVETELLEILTYIGKQEDHPKKQHIINVARDCLTRCMDYGLIKPLSRA; from the exons ATGGAAGATCCCATCCAGCTGAAAGAGGAgggtaataaatattttcaggccAATGACTACGAGAAAGCCGTTCAAAGCTACACTCAAGCCATAAAGCTCAACAAGGACAAGGCGCTGCAGGCGGTGCTGTACAGGAACAGGGCAGCGTGTTTCCTGAAAAAG GAGGAGTATGCCAGGGCAGCCTCGGACGCGTCTAGAG CTATTGACATCAATGCTTCGGATATCAAAGCCTTGTACCGGCGCAGCCAAGCTCTGGAAAAATTGGGGAAATTGGACCAAGCATTCAAAGATGCTCAGAAATGTGCCACCATCGAACCCCGCAACAAAAACTTCCAGGAGACCCTGAGGCGACTGGGGGCCAACATCCAGGAGAAG CTGCACATTCAGTTCTCCACAGACTTGAGGGTGCAGAAGATGTTTGAAATCCTGCTGGATGAGAACAGCGAGAAAGAAAAGCGAGAAAAG GCTGCAAACAACCTCATAGTCCTGGGGCGGGAGGAAGCGGGTGCCGAGAGGATTTTCCAGAACAATGGGGTcagcttgctgctgcagctgataGAAACCAAAAATGCTGAGCTGATCCTGGCAGCTGTGAGGACGCTTTCGGGCATGTGCACAGGACATAAGGCTCGG GCCACCGCCATTCTCCATTACCTGGGCATTGACAACATTTGTATGTGGATGTCGGTAGACAATGAAGAAATCTCCCTGGCTGTCTGCAACCTCCTGCAGACCATCACTGACTGCTTGCTGGGCCAGGGGAAAGAGGAGCATCGCGGGAAGGAGGAGGCTGTAGTGCTAG ATACTAAAAAAGATTTGAGGATGATCACAACGTGTTTGCTGGATATGCTGGTCAGTAAGAAAGTATCTGGGCAAGGGCGAGACCGAGCTCTCAACCTCCTCAACAAGAATATACCGAGGAAGGACCCGAAAGACCATGATAACAGTAGAACCATCTTTGTCATCGACAATG GCttaaaaaagatactgaaagtGGTGGGCCAGATTCCTGAGATGCCTGACTGCCTGCCACTGACAGAGAACACCCAGCTGACTGCCTCTGTTCTCCTAAATAAACTCTATGATGACCTGCGCTGCGACCCGGAGCGTGACAACTACCGGGTGATCTGTGAGGAGTACATCAA GAGCAAAATCGACCCCCAGGACATGGATAAGACACTCCATGCCATCCAGATGGTGTCTGGAGTTCTGCAAGGGCCCTTTGACTTAGGCAACAAGCTGCTTGGCATGAAGGGAGTCATGGAGATGATGGTTGCCCTGTGTGGGTCTGAGAGGGAGATTGACCAGCTGGTGGCTGTGGAAGCCCTTATCCATGCCTCCACCAAGCTGAGCCGGGCCACCTTCATCATCTCCAATGGGGTGACACTCCTGAAGGAGATCTACAAGAAGACCATGAATGAGAAGATCAAAATCCGAGCCTTGGTG acaAGCGACAAGACTATCTTGTATTCTGTGGCTTCTGCACTGGTGAACTGTACCAACAGCTATGATACCAAGGAGCTGGTCCCAGAGCTGGTGCAACTGGCAAAATTCTCCAAGCAGCATGTGCCTGAGGAGCATCCGAAG GACAAGAAGGATTTTGTGGTGAAGCGGGTGAAACGGTTGCTGAAAGCTGGCGTCGTCTCTGCCTTGGCCTGCATGGTGAAGGCGGACAGTGCCATACTGACGGACCAGAGCAAGGAGCTCATCGCCAG GGTGTTTCTTGCCTTGTGTGAAGACCCCAAGGACCGCGGGACCATTGTCGCTCAAGGTGGTGGAAAG GCCCTGATACCTCTGGCTGTGGAAGGTACGGAAGTTGGCAAGATAAAGGCTTCTCATGCTCTGGCGAAAATTGCTGCTATCTCCAACCCAGACATGGCATTCCCAGGGGAGAGg GTGTACGAGGTGGTGAGGCCCCTCGTCAGCCTGCTGAACACTGAGAGAGATGGCCTCCAGAATTACGAGGCTCTCTTAGGTCTCACTAACTTTTCAGGAAGAAGTGATAAACTTAG GATGAAGATAGTCAAAGAGAGGGCCCTGCCAGATATTGAGAATTATATGTTTGAGAATCACGACCAGCTTCGACAGGCAGCCACAGAGTGCATGTGCAACCTGGTGGTCAACAAGGAG GTTCAAGAGCGGTTTGTGGCCGATGGAAATGACCGGTTGAAGTTGGTGGTATTACTGTGTGGTGAGGATGATGAGAAAGTCCAGGTTGCAGCGGCCGGAGCCCTGGCCATGCTTACAGCAGCACAAAAGAAACTCTGCTCTAAGATGACTGAAGTG ACCACCCAGTGGCTTGAAATCCTGCAGAGGCTCTGCTTGCACGATAACATGGAAGTACAGCACCGAGGACTGGTCATCGCTTTCAACTTGATCAGTGCTGACAAGGAGCTAGCGAAGAAGCTGGTGGAGACAGAGCTCCTAGAGATCCTGACATACATCGGCAAGCAAGAAGATCACCCCAAGAAGCAGCACATCATTAATGTAGCACGTGATTGCCTCACAAGGTGCATGGATTATGGGCTGATCAAACCTCTCTCTCGGGcatga